The following are encoded in a window of Salinibacter ruber DSM 13855 genomic DNA:
- a CDS encoding DPP IV N-terminal domain-containing protein, with amino-acid sequence MRSVAPVASLFAFVLAGLALLGVPDARAQYFGQNKVQYDQFDFRTLETEHFVFHFYPEEEQAVRDAARMAERWYDRHTEVFLHRFDEKKPIIFYANDADFQQTNVTPQPISQGTGGLTEPLRERVVMPFASSYGETDHVLGHELVHSFQFDLGLNADSLGIQLGNLPTWLIEGMAEYLSVGRQDSHTAMWMRDAVRRDDMPSFEGLANPREYFPYRYGQAYLAYIGGKYGDQAVPDLFKRGGQVGLDSAYVELFGVSADSLTNEWAEATRDAYEPLMKGRTPPDSAGQTVLAPETNGGRINIAPSLSPDGRYVAFISERELFSFNLYVADAETGEVIAELDRAGTTGHFNALRFISSSGTWSPDGRRLAFVSSEDGDNQITVWNVVDEEIERSFSVDGVTSMKNPAWSPDGTRLAFAGTDGGISDLYVLNLETESVRQLTNDRYADLQPTWAPDGETIAFATDRAETNLETLSPSSNMDLGLVDVSSGEVTVRAPFGDALHHNPQFAPDGQSLYFISDQDGFKDVYRMDLSSGDRFRVTRLKTGVSGITALSPALSIASQSGDMMLSVFADGNYTGVRRPAPEAQGTPLRAASTAGGASAARVPAAADTTTDEAGTQSADTSRVAGLLPSPAAARDGLIASNLRDATTGLPPDSTHYDADPYDPTLSLESISRASGIGVSVGGPFGGGLAGGIGLRFGDMLGHRTLGVAVQAQGTFRDIGGGVSYMNQRGQLNWGGSLSHTPLIFSANTVPFRNDAGRLVGLGSVVQRAYITSASGNASYPLSPTRRFEFSLGGTRYGFGTNVRTAGLAPDGAEQALQDQFGDRTPKYLATASAAYVRDFTTNGLTGPLQGGRWRLEVSPTLGSQNFVTARADVRRYFYAEPFTFAFQALHVGNYGASFNDEFGIGNEYIGYPYGQGFVRGYSVQSIANGIRENGGCTRVDNAPTTSPCAEIDRLFGTRALTTRAEIRIPLLGPERLSLIPFRYLPTTLAPFVDAGVTWTNDEGPDLFTFDTDSADTTIPVVSAGVSARFNILGSLLLETYYARPFQRRDTTWELGFRISPGF; translated from the coding sequence ATGCGATCTGTTGCCCCCGTTGCCTCCCTGTTTGCGTTCGTCCTCGCAGGCCTTGCGCTCCTCGGCGTGCCGGACGCCCGGGCGCAGTACTTCGGGCAGAATAAGGTGCAGTACGACCAGTTCGACTTTCGGACGCTGGAGACGGAGCACTTCGTCTTCCACTTCTACCCGGAGGAGGAGCAGGCCGTGCGCGATGCCGCGCGGATGGCCGAGCGCTGGTACGACCGCCACACGGAGGTCTTTCTGCACCGCTTCGACGAGAAGAAGCCGATTATCTTCTACGCCAACGACGCGGACTTTCAGCAGACCAACGTGACGCCGCAGCCGATCAGCCAGGGCACCGGCGGGCTCACCGAGCCGCTGCGGGAGCGCGTGGTCATGCCGTTCGCGTCGTCGTACGGGGAGACGGACCACGTGCTGGGCCACGAGCTGGTGCACTCCTTTCAGTTCGACCTTGGCCTCAACGCGGACAGCCTGGGCATTCAGCTTGGCAATCTCCCGACGTGGCTCATCGAAGGGATGGCCGAGTACTTGTCGGTGGGGCGGCAGGACTCGCACACGGCCATGTGGATGCGCGACGCGGTGCGCCGGGACGACATGCCCTCGTTCGAGGGGCTCGCCAATCCCCGCGAGTACTTCCCCTACCGCTACGGCCAGGCGTACCTCGCGTACATCGGTGGCAAGTACGGCGATCAGGCCGTTCCGGACCTGTTTAAGCGCGGCGGACAGGTGGGGCTCGACTCCGCCTACGTCGAGCTCTTCGGCGTGTCGGCGGACTCCCTCACCAACGAGTGGGCCGAGGCCACCCGCGATGCATACGAGCCGCTCATGAAGGGCCGCACGCCGCCCGACTCCGCCGGGCAGACGGTCCTCGCCCCGGAAACGAACGGCGGACGCATCAACATCGCCCCGTCCCTGAGCCCGGACGGGCGCTACGTCGCGTTCATCTCGGAGCGGGAGCTGTTTTCCTTCAACCTGTACGTGGCGGACGCCGAGACCGGGGAGGTCATCGCGGAGCTGGACCGGGCCGGCACGACTGGCCACTTCAATGCCCTGCGCTTCATCAGCTCCTCCGGTACGTGGTCGCCCGACGGGCGGCGCCTCGCTTTCGTCAGCTCCGAGGACGGCGACAATCAAATCACGGTCTGGAACGTCGTGGACGAGGAAATTGAGCGCAGCTTTTCGGTGGACGGCGTCACGTCGATGAAGAACCCGGCGTGGTCCCCCGACGGCACACGGCTCGCCTTCGCGGGCACCGACGGGGGCATCAGCGACCTCTACGTGCTGAACCTGGAGACGGAGTCGGTGCGGCAGCTCACCAACGACCGCTACGCGGACCTCCAGCCGACGTGGGCGCCCGACGGGGAGACGATCGCCTTTGCGACCGACCGGGCGGAGACGAATTTGGAGACGCTGAGTCCGTCCTCGAACATGGACCTCGGGCTGGTGGACGTGTCGAGCGGGGAGGTGACGGTCCGGGCGCCGTTCGGGGACGCCCTGCACCACAACCCGCAGTTCGCCCCGGACGGGCAGAGCCTCTACTTCATCAGCGACCAGGACGGGTTCAAGGACGTGTACCGCATGGACCTGTCGAGCGGCGACCGCTTCCGCGTAACCCGCCTCAAAACGGGCGTGAGCGGCATTACGGCGCTGTCCCCGGCGCTATCCATCGCCTCCCAGAGCGGCGACATGATGCTGTCGGTCTTCGCGGACGGCAATTACACCGGGGTCCGTCGGCCCGCCCCCGAGGCGCAGGGCACGCCCCTGAGGGCCGCCTCCACGGCAGGGGGGGCCTCCGCTGCTCGCGTTCCGGCCGCGGCCGACACGACGACGGACGAGGCGGGCACGCAATCCGCCGACACCTCGCGCGTCGCCGGTCTCCTCCCCTCCCCCGCCGCCGCGAGGGACGGCCTCATCGCCTCGAACCTCCGCGACGCCACCACCGGCCTTCCGCCCGACTCCACCCACTACGACGCCGACCCTTACGACCCGACGCTGTCGCTGGAGTCCATTTCCCGGGCCAGCGGCATTGGCGTCTCCGTCGGCGGCCCGTTCGGGGGCGGCCTGGCCGGCGGCATCGGGCTCCGGTTTGGCGACATGCTAGGGCACCGCACCCTCGGGGTGGCCGTGCAGGCCCAGGGCACCTTCCGCGACATTGGCGGTGGGGTGTCGTACATGAACCAGCGCGGCCAACTCAACTGGGGCGGCTCCCTGAGCCACACGCCGCTCATCTTTTCCGCCAACACGGTTCCATTTCGGAACGACGCCGGACGGCTCGTCGGCCTCGGAAGTGTGGTGCAGCGCGCCTACATCACCTCCGCCAGTGGCAACGCCTCCTACCCGCTGAGCCCCACCCGACGGTTCGAGTTTTCACTCGGCGGTACGCGCTACGGATTCGGGACAAATGTGCGCACGGCGGGCCTCGCCCCCGACGGCGCGGAGCAAGCGTTGCAGGATCAATTCGGGGACCGCACCCCGAAATACCTAGCAACAGCGAGTGCGGCGTACGTGCGCGACTTCACGACGAACGGCCTTACGGGCCCCCTCCAGGGCGGGCGGTGGCGGCTGGAGGTGTCCCCCACCCTCGGCTCGCAGAATTTCGTCACGGCCCGGGCCGACGTGCGCCGGTATTTCTACGCCGAGCCGTTCACGTTCGCCTTCCAGGCGCTCCACGTCGGCAATTACGGCGCTTCGTTCAACGACGAGTTTGGCATCGGGAACGAGTACATCGGCTACCCCTACGGTCAGGGCTTCGTGCGCGGCTACAGCGTGCAGAGCATCGCGAACGGCATCCGGGAGAACGGCGGCTGCACCCGGGTCGACAACGCCCCCACCACGTCGCCGTGCGCCGAGATCGACCGCCTCTTCGGCACGCGGGCCCTCACGACGCGGGCCGAGATTCGAATTCCCCTTCTGGGCCCGGAGCGCCTTAGCCTCATCCCGTTCCGGTACCTGCCCACCACGCTGGCCCCCTTCGTCGACGCCGGCGTGACCTGGACGAACGACGAGGGACCGGACCTCTTTACGTTCGACACCGACAGCGCCGACACGACCATTCCGGTGGTGAGCGCGGGAGTGTCCGCCCGCTTCAACATCTTAGGGAGCCTTCTGCTGGAGACCTACTACGCCCGTCCCTTCCAGCGCCGCGACACGACCTGGGAGTTGGGCTTTCGCATCTCACCGGGGTTTTAG
- a CDS encoding ABC transporter permease subunit — protein MHLARLPASVYRALIRREVVTTFHNRFVQIFAVVAWAGSIAVAALSGRPEAVPYGLLLLFLYLVPLFGLLVGVSAAHEERDERAFLWSQPVPRAAFVLGKAVTLIVALAAVLLGALVAGAVVGASAGTLALLWGLGTGLVLVSVSAGLAAGQYTTSRARGLMVVLVVWVVVFALYDAAALGLSGLGAMQAVPAFWVGLLLLNPIDAVRLAGLFALEDVPFSAPGDAAWMGDLMAGLPAWVAVLTAVWTGGLLLLACRRLRRLDL, from the coding sequence ATGCATCTTGCCAGACTGCCAGCTTCGGTCTACCGGGCCCTCATCCGGCGCGAAGTTGTCACCACGTTTCACAACCGGTTCGTGCAGATTTTTGCGGTCGTCGCGTGGGCGGGGAGCATCGCCGTTGCGGCCCTGAGCGGGCGCCCCGAGGCCGTGCCGTACGGGCTGCTGCTGTTGTTCTTGTATCTGGTGCCGCTCTTTGGGCTGCTCGTCGGCGTAAGCGCCGCCCACGAGGAGCGCGACGAGCGGGCGTTTTTGTGGAGCCAGCCGGTGCCGCGGGCCGCGTTCGTGCTGGGCAAGGCGGTCACGCTCATCGTGGCCCTGGCGGCCGTGCTCCTCGGGGCACTCGTGGCGGGGGCCGTGGTGGGGGCGAGCGCGGGCACGCTGGCGCTCCTGTGGGGCTTGGGGACGGGGCTCGTGCTGGTCAGCGTGAGTGCCGGCCTCGCCGCGGGGCAATACACGACGAGCCGGGCGCGCGGGCTCATGGTCGTTCTCGTGGTGTGGGTCGTGGTCTTTGCGCTCTACGACGCGGCCGCGCTGGGGCTGTCGGGGCTCGGGGCGATGCAGGCCGTGCCCGCGTTCTGGGTCGGCCTCTTGCTCCTCAACCCGATCGATGCGGTGCGGCTGGCCGGCCTCTTTGCCCTCGAAGACGTGCCGTTTTCGGCGCCGGGGGACGCGGCGTGGATGGGAGACCTGATGGCGGGGCTGCCGGCCTGGGTGGCGGTGCTCACGGCGGTGTGGACGGGCGGGCTGCTCCTGCTGGCCTGTCGGCGCCTCCGTCGGCTCGACCTGTGA
- a CDS encoding DUF2249 domain-containing protein, whose amino-acid sequence MSTTVPTILDVRPLQAERKFESVLVVLDGLDAGESFVLVDDVDPRTLRLRIRDERSGAVRWAYLKKGPRVWCVRVERGPAALQEGVRGEGEWGNAPPDRSRA is encoded by the coding sequence ATGTCCACCACCGTCCCCACGATTCTCGACGTCCGCCCCCTGCAGGCGGAGCGGAAGTTCGAGTCGGTGCTCGTGGTCCTCGATGGGCTCGATGCGGGCGAGTCGTTCGTGCTCGTGGACGACGTAGACCCGAGAACGTTGCGCCTGCGGATCAGGGATGAGCGCTCAGGGGCGGTCCGGTGGGCATACCTCAAGAAGGGCCCCCGCGTCTGGTGTGTGCGCGTGGAGCGGGGCCCGGCCGCCCTCCAGGAAGGCGTGCGCGGAGAGGGGGAGTGGGGGAACGCCCCACCCGATCGTTCAAGAGCGTAG
- a CDS encoding ABC transporter ATP-binding protein encodes MIEVADLYKSFGDAAVLQGASFSAAPGTATVLVGPNGSGKTTTLHVLAGLVTPDAGTARIDGTDVTTDRTAAQERLAFLPQDVRFHDALTPRQVLRFYAGLRDAPDARLDALLDDVGLADAAQKSCGALSGGMRQRLGIAVFELARAPVLLLDEPGLSLDPKWRGFLMDRLRARVEEGAAVLMATHLLDVWRPLADRVLRCEGGTVREVEPTTGAVASVDENASAV; translated from the coding sequence ATGATTGAGGTAGCAGATCTCTACAAGTCGTTCGGGGACGCGGCGGTCCTGCAGGGCGCGTCGTTCTCGGCGGCCCCGGGTACCGCGACGGTGCTGGTGGGCCCCAACGGATCGGGCAAAACGACGACCCTGCACGTGCTCGCGGGGCTCGTGACGCCGGACGCCGGGACGGCCCGGATCGACGGGACGGACGTGACGACCGACCGGACCGCGGCGCAGGAACGACTCGCGTTTCTGCCGCAGGACGTGCGCTTCCACGATGCCCTCACGCCCCGCCAGGTGCTACGGTTCTATGCGGGACTCCGCGACGCCCCCGACGCGCGCCTCGACGCGCTGCTCGACGACGTGGGGCTCGCCGACGCCGCCCAGAAGTCGTGCGGGGCGCTCTCGGGGGGCATGCGGCAGCGGCTCGGGATTGCGGTCTTCGAACTGGCCCGGGCGCCCGTGCTCCTGCTCGACGAGCCGGGGCTGAGCCTGGACCCGAAGTGGCGGGGCTTCCTCATGGACCGCCTCCGGGCGCGGGTGGAGGAGGGGGCGGCGGTGCTCATGGCCACGCACCTGCTGGACGTGTGGCGCCCCCTGGCCGACCGCGTGCTCCGCTGTGAGGGCGGGACGGTCCGGGAAGTGGAGCCGACGACTGGGGCTGTCGCCTCCGTCGACGAGAACGCCTCCGCGGTGTGA
- a CDS encoding Rqc2 family fibronectin-binding protein, which translates to MVNSYYTLRALAREWHADLEGTTVRDVYSQTKNELTVALSGAEQDWMVRGSVQRPFLYLFRRPGYHKARRNVATLFEGTIGQSVAGVSIADRDRLVSIELGSGGRILWQLFGARANAFHVAPDDTVVAAFQRHDELTGTAAPEPYAAPMPDTFEAFEDRWKPSRNKTRQAVQSAVSLFGGDLARETLHRAGVTTDAPADCTAAERRALFEASMALREALQDPAPVLYGAGQFPDAFSLIPLRHREDEPAERFDTVDAAVADFVRRTLAEQHFHRLYDPLEEALESAAEHERRSAERMVEELQSESRAGRYERWGHLLMAQQDQVPDGAEEVELPDLFEDGAPVTIPVDPAKSPVENAEHYYDRARSTRRSREEAEGRLDDTIEQAERAEALLQALREIDTLDGIKAFRDEREAELLPFVERDDADVDDFPFRRFDLGEGFEVWVGKNARQNHDLTFHASQPYDLWLHARGVPGAHTVLHRPNRDAEPGKRRRYVAAAIAAHYSKSKGSDVAPVMITERKYVTSPTGADPGVVRVDREDVLMVEPGLPE; encoded by the coding sequence GTGGTCAACAGCTACTACACCCTCCGCGCCCTCGCCCGCGAATGGCACGCCGACCTGGAGGGCACGACGGTCCGGGACGTCTACTCGCAGACGAAGAATGAGCTGACCGTCGCGCTGAGTGGAGCAGAGCAAGACTGGATGGTGCGCGGCTCGGTGCAGCGGCCGTTTCTGTACCTGTTTCGCCGCCCCGGATACCACAAGGCCCGCCGCAACGTCGCCACCCTCTTCGAGGGCACCATCGGCCAGTCCGTGGCGGGGGTGTCCATCGCCGACCGGGACCGGCTCGTGTCCATCGAGCTGGGCAGCGGGGGCCGGATTCTGTGGCAGCTCTTCGGCGCGCGGGCCAACGCCTTCCACGTGGCGCCCGACGACACGGTCGTTGCCGCCTTCCAGCGCCACGACGAGCTCACCGGAACGGCGGCGCCGGAGCCGTACGCCGCGCCGATGCCGGACACGTTCGAGGCGTTCGAGGACCGATGGAAGCCCAGCCGCAACAAGACGCGCCAGGCGGTCCAGTCGGCCGTGTCGCTCTTTGGGGGCGACCTGGCGCGAGAGACGCTGCACCGGGCGGGCGTGACGACCGACGCGCCGGCAGACTGCACGGCGGCCGAGCGGCGGGCCCTCTTCGAGGCGTCGATGGCCCTCCGCGAGGCGCTACAGGACCCGGCCCCCGTACTCTACGGCGCGGGGCAGTTCCCGGACGCGTTCTCGCTCATCCCGCTGCGTCACCGCGAAGACGAGCCTGCGGAACGGTTCGACACGGTGGACGCTGCGGTGGCCGACTTTGTGCGGCGCACGCTGGCCGAGCAGCACTTCCACCGCCTCTACGATCCGCTGGAGGAGGCCCTCGAATCGGCGGCCGAGCACGAACGCCGCAGCGCCGAGCGCATGGTGGAGGAGCTTCAGAGCGAGAGCCGGGCCGGGCGCTACGAGCGATGGGGCCACCTCCTCATGGCCCAGCAGGACCAGGTGCCCGACGGGGCGGAGGAGGTCGAGTTGCCCGACCTGTTCGAGGACGGGGCGCCCGTCACCATTCCGGTCGACCCCGCCAAGTCGCCCGTCGAGAACGCGGAGCACTACTACGACCGGGCCCGGAGCACGCGGCGGTCGCGGGAGGAAGCGGAGGGCCGACTGGACGACACGATCGAGCAGGCCGAACGGGCCGAGGCGCTCCTCCAGGCCCTCCGCGAGATCGACACGCTCGACGGCATCAAGGCCTTCCGGGACGAGCGGGAGGCCGAGCTGCTGCCGTTCGTGGAGCGGGACGACGCGGACGTGGACGACTTCCCGTTCCGCCGGTTCGACCTCGGGGAGGGCTTCGAGGTGTGGGTCGGCAAAAACGCGCGCCAGAACCACGACCTCACGTTCCACGCCAGCCAGCCCTACGACCTGTGGCTGCACGCGCGCGGCGTGCCGGGCGCCCACACCGTGCTCCACCGCCCAAACCGCGACGCCGAGCCCGGCAAGCGCCGCCGCTACGTCGCCGCGGCCATCGCCGCCCACTACAGCAAATCTAAGGGCAGCGACGTAGCCCCCGTCATGATCACCGAGCGCAAGTACGTCACCAGCCCGACCGGCGCGGACCCCGGCGTGGTGCGCGTCGACCGCGAGGACGTGCTCATGGTGGAGCCGGGCCTTCCGGAGTGA
- a CDS encoding Crp/Fnr family transcriptional regulator — translation MDVSPADITDAMRDHPFFGGVSTEERERLIDLGQARTAASGTILFQRGDAYRGFYLLVEGGVHVYRLSPEGRMLVLHVIRPGESFAEVPLFETDAGDTYPATAETLTDSALFFFPADAFLSFVDAHPRSALHMLGQMAGGLRSAVRQLDAVSLQDVTERLARYLVEQVPTVPDNPPTVPTVELDIPKSVLAAELGTVPETLSRALRTLQDKDLIRTEDADIVLTDVRGLRHLVDSA, via the coding sequence ATGGACGTGTCGCCCGCCGACATCACCGACGCAATGCGTGATCATCCCTTCTTTGGGGGCGTGTCCACGGAGGAGCGCGAGCGCCTCATCGACCTCGGACAGGCCCGTACGGCGGCGAGCGGCACGATCCTGTTCCAGCGCGGAGACGCGTATCGGGGATTCTACCTTCTCGTCGAGGGCGGCGTCCACGTTTATCGGCTGAGCCCGGAGGGCCGGATGCTGGTGCTGCACGTCATCCGCCCCGGCGAGTCGTTCGCCGAGGTTCCCCTGTTCGAAACGGACGCCGGCGACACGTACCCGGCCACCGCCGAGACGCTCACGGACAGTGCTCTCTTCTTCTTCCCGGCCGACGCCTTTCTCTCGTTCGTCGACGCCCATCCGCGGTCGGCCCTGCACATGCTGGGCCAGATGGCCGGGGGGCTGCGCAGCGCAGTGCGCCAGCTCGACGCCGTGTCGCTCCAGGACGTGACGGAGCGCCTGGCCCGCTATCTCGTCGAGCAGGTGCCCACGGTCCCGGACAACCCCCCCACCGTGCCCACCGTCGAGCTCGACATTCCCAAGTCCGTCCTCGCCGCCGAGCTGGGCACCGTCCCCGAGACGCTCTCGCGGGCGCTTCGGACCCTGCAGGACAAGGACCTCATCCGGACGGAGGACGCGGACATTGTCCTGACGGACGTGCGGGGCCTGCGGCACCTCGTGGATTCCGCCTGA
- a CDS encoding NosD domain-containing protein, with product MRVVRWLITFCLLAGVAPGSAWGQSLQARIGAAAPGDTIVVTGGVHEGPFVVDIPLVLRGRNRPHLKGDEQTHVVAVDAADVTIEGFRISGSGTDLGDDHAGVMVRAPRATIRDNHLSDVLHGVYVKGADRAVVVENVIEGPPTVTRRVSPEEARRHDCSVPPGGGDCAVPLPVPQRGNGIHLWSSLHNTVTHNTVHHTRDGVYFSHSNHTYAARNTIHDVRYGLHYMYSDDNTFEHNRFFDNESRSALMYSTRIAVRHNVFRDNRSQRGYGLLLQTVSKSRFAHNRMIQNGTGVYLENSTRNTFADNVVASNYRGIRVTGSSMENRFGRNVIRGNLNTATVSGARATNAWHVDGRGNYWGPRGLLDLNADGVSELPHRTVDLFGERREDFPYVDLLAGSPGLSLLADALARVPGTGIPTITDEHPLVAPPSPPEEEGATGLGSLFTLGIVLLTVGAVALRRRVV from the coding sequence ATGAGGGTCGTCCGCTGGCTAATTACATTTTGCCTGCTGGCTGGTGTCGCGCCTGGCTCCGCGTGGGGCCAGTCGCTGCAGGCCCGGATTGGGGCCGCCGCGCCCGGGGACACGATCGTCGTGACGGGCGGGGTGCACGAGGGGCCGTTCGTCGTCGACATCCCGCTGGTCCTGCGGGGGCGCAACCGCCCGCACCTGAAGGGCGACGAGCAGACGCACGTCGTTGCGGTGGACGCCGCCGACGTCACCATTGAGGGATTTCGCATTTCCGGGTCGGGCACGGACCTGGGCGACGACCACGCCGGCGTGATGGTGCGGGCGCCGCGAGCGACCATCCGGGACAATCACCTGTCCGACGTGCTGCACGGGGTGTACGTGAAAGGAGCGGACCGGGCGGTTGTCGTGGAGAACGTGATCGAGGGACCGCCCACCGTCACGCGGCGGGTGTCCCCCGAGGAGGCCCGGCGCCACGACTGCTCGGTGCCGCCGGGGGGCGGCGACTGTGCCGTCCCCCTTCCGGTCCCGCAGCGGGGCAACGGCATTCACCTGTGGAGCTCGCTCCACAATACGGTGACGCACAACACCGTGCACCACACGCGGGACGGGGTCTATTTCTCACACTCCAACCACACCTACGCGGCCCGCAACACGATTCACGACGTGCGCTACGGCCTGCACTACATGTATTCGGACGACAACACGTTCGAGCACAATCGCTTCTTCGACAACGAGTCCAGGTCGGCGCTCATGTACTCCACGCGGATCGCGGTGCGGCACAACGTCTTCCGGGACAACCGGTCGCAGCGGGGCTACGGGCTGCTCCTGCAGACCGTGAGCAAGAGCCGGTTCGCGCACAACCGCATGATCCAGAACGGCACGGGCGTCTACCTCGAAAACAGCACGCGCAATACGTTTGCGGACAACGTCGTGGCCTCCAACTATCGGGGGATCCGGGTTACCGGAAGCTCGATGGAAAACCGGTTTGGGCGCAACGTTATCCGGGGCAACCTGAACACGGCCACGGTGTCCGGGGCCCGTGCCACGAACGCGTGGCACGTCGACGGGCGCGGCAACTACTGGGGCCCGCGCGGCCTGCTCGACCTGAATGCCGATGGGGTGAGCGAGCTGCCGCACCGGACGGTCGACCTGTTTGGGGAGCGGCGCGAGGACTTCCCGTACGTCGACCTGCTGGCGGGCAGCCCCGGCCTCTCGCTCCTCGCCGACGCCCTGGCGCGCGTGCCGGGCACGGGCATCCCGACGATCACCGACGAGCACCCGCTCGTGGCGCCCCCTTCGCCCCCTGAGGAAGAGGGCGCAACCGGGCTCGGGTCCCTCTTCACGCTTGGCATTGTCTTGTTGACCGTCGGTGCGGTTGCGCTGCGGAGGCGAGTGGTATGA
- the nosZ gene encoding Sec-dependent nitrous-oxide reductase: protein MRSLTYLFLLVLPLGLLGCGGSSASDDGAPASYVPPGEKDDYYLFYSGGHSGQVFVAGLPSLREIQEIPVFTPSPGHGYGFSKKSKKMMGEYRWGDVHHPGLSKTDGTYDGRWLFVNDNANNRVARISLRDFKTKQILGPIPNSMGNHGSSFVTPNTEYLLVATRFSVPLPKGTHAPVETYEENFNGIVSGVDIDPETGEMEVGWQVKTPPFNWDLGSTGKGPSDGWAFWTSYNTEMAHDSLEINASQRDRDYAAFVNWERAEEVVENNEGLNRRNGVPLIDPAEHEGVMYFVPVSKSPHGIDASPSGRWIAASGKLQPTTTVFDFKQFKTAIENEDFQGEFRGVPVVNYDAVVEGEVPVGQGPLHTQFDGEGNAYTSLFIESSVTKWKLPPWDKETTEDMSKAVTDKISVHYNIGHLVIPGSDTKEPYGNWLVAMNKLQKGRGLNVGPEKPETSQLIDISGEEMEMIEEDYTRPEPHFAQAVPADVINPIEVYKKENNDHPDARWDPENTGVERTGPDEVTVHMIAKRSQYYPDKVEVQQGDKVTFHLTNIEQVSDMIHGFGIAQYNMNGVVPPGDTQTFTITADEAGVYPFYCTNFCSALHQEMQGYLEVKPR from the coding sequence ATGCGATCACTCACATACCTCTTCCTGCTCGTCCTCCCGCTGGGCCTGTTGGGCTGTGGCGGGTCGTCGGCTTCTGACGACGGCGCGCCCGCCTCGTACGTCCCCCCCGGCGAGAAGGACGACTACTACCTCTTTTACTCCGGCGGCCACTCCGGCCAGGTCTTCGTGGCCGGCCTGCCGTCCCTTCGCGAGATTCAAGAGATCCCCGTCTTTACCCCCTCCCCCGGCCACGGCTACGGCTTCAGCAAGAAGTCGAAGAAGATGATGGGCGAGTACCGATGGGGCGACGTGCACCACCCCGGCCTCTCGAAGACGGACGGCACGTACGACGGCCGCTGGCTCTTCGTGAACGACAACGCCAACAACCGGGTCGCGCGCATCAGCCTGCGGGACTTTAAGACGAAACAGATCCTCGGCCCCATCCCCAACTCGATGGGGAACCACGGCTCCTCCTTCGTCACGCCGAACACCGAGTACCTGCTCGTCGCCACCCGCTTCTCGGTGCCGCTGCCGAAGGGCACACACGCCCCCGTTGAGACCTACGAGGAGAATTTCAACGGCATCGTCAGTGGCGTGGACATCGACCCGGAGACGGGCGAAATGGAGGTGGGGTGGCAGGTCAAAACGCCCCCGTTCAACTGGGACCTCGGCTCCACCGGCAAGGGGCCGAGTGACGGCTGGGCGTTTTGGACCTCCTACAACACCGAGATGGCGCACGACTCCCTGGAGATCAACGCCAGCCAGCGCGACCGCGACTACGCCGCGTTCGTGAACTGGGAGCGCGCCGAGGAGGTCGTCGAGAACAACGAGGGCCTGAACCGTCGCAACGGGGTGCCGCTCATCGATCCGGCCGAACACGAGGGCGTCATGTACTTCGTGCCGGTCAGCAAGTCCCCCCACGGCATCGACGCCTCGCCGTCGGGCCGCTGGATCGCGGCCTCCGGCAAGCTGCAACCGACCACCACGGTGTTCGACTTCAAGCAGTTCAAGACCGCGATCGAAAACGAAGACTTTCAGGGTGAATTCCGCGGTGTACCCGTTGTGAACTACGACGCCGTCGTGGAAGGCGAGGTGCCGGTCGGCCAGGGCCCGCTCCACACGCAGTTCGACGGCGAGGGCAACGCCTACACGTCGCTCTTCATCGAGTCGAGCGTGACGAAGTGGAAACTGCCGCCCTGGGACAAAGAGACCACGGAGGACATGAGCAAGGCCGTGACGGACAAGATCAGTGTTCACTACAACATCGGCCACCTCGTCATCCCGGGCAGTGACACGAAGGAGCCGTACGGGAACTGGCTCGTGGCGATGAACAAGCTCCAGAAGGGCCGCGGGCTTAACGTCGGCCCCGAGAAGCCGGAGACGAGCCAGCTCATCGACATCTCGGGGGAGGAGATGGAGATGATCGAGGAAGACTACACCCGGCCCGAGCCGCACTTTGCGCAGGCCGTGCCGGCGGACGTGATCAACCCCATCGAGGTCTACAAGAAGGAGAACAACGACCACCCCGACGCCCGCTGGGACCCGGAGAACACCGGCGTGGAGCGCACCGGCCCAGACGAGGTCACCGTCCACATGATCGCCAAGCGCAGCCAGTACTACCCGGACAAGGTCGAGGTGCAACAGGGCGACAAGGTCACGTTCCACCTGACGAACATCGAGCAGGTGTCGGACATGATCCACGGCTTCGGCATCGCCCAGTACAACATGAACGGAGTGGTGCCCCCCGGTGACACGCAGACGTTCACCATCACGGCCGACGAGGCAGGGGTGTATCCCTTCTACTGCACCAACTTCTGCTCGGCGCTCCATCAGGAGATGCAGGGGTACCTGGAGGTGAAGCCGCGGTAG